A window from Salarias fasciatus chromosome 11, fSalaFa1.1, whole genome shotgun sequence encodes these proteins:
- the mex3a gene encoding RNA-binding protein MEX3A — MPSLLVLAGIMEKNGGYGGDLAASGPGPGPGSGFGSDGLLVPPDEEEDDSRALRVALGQLSLLGLGEGEDGGGGGGAPTPGGVQDRSNNNNNHHNHTGGGGGGGGGGGGDAAILQGKSKLCALYESSGEGKARGCNITECVPVPSSEHVAEIVGRQGCKIKALRAKTNTYIKTPVRGEEPVFLITGRKEDVALARREIISAAEHFSMLRASRNKLGVSFSGSPPAPLPGQTTIQVRVPYRVVGLVVGPKGSTIKRIQQQTCTYIVTPSRDRDPVFEITGSPGNAERAREEIEAHIAFRTGGLHDHNNENDCLGPNGGGGGGGSPAGGGGGGGGLESRLQQVWGLQAGQRKPLTSSYRQNFSDAMVGGGGDGGGVYSKGGFSGSGSGSGDKPCSYFGSDGGQSWGDPDFPKQAAFYAQQRSKSFGGLPLPLTRLSPGLPEPCGGGGGVSPHAQARRAHSEPAPAGDGFPGRLAAPDSPPAAGRDCMTCFESKVTAALVPCGHNLFCMECAIRICELSHPECPACHTQVTQAIRIFS; from the exons ATGCCTAGCCTGCTGGTTCTAGCAGGGATCATGGAGAAAAACGGGGGCTACGGCGGGGATCTGGCCGCctccggccccggccccggccccggctccggcttcgGCAGCGACGGTCTGCTGGTGCCGcccgacgaggaggaggacgactcGCGCGCCCTCAGGGTCGCGCTGGGCCAGCTGTCTCTGCTGGGGCTGGGGGAAGgcgaggacggcggcggcggcggcggagccccGACTCCGGGGGGGGTGCAGGACcggagcaacaacaacaacaaccaccacaaccacaccggcggcgggggcggcggcggcggcggcggcgggggggacGCGGCCATCCTGCAGGGGAAGAGCAAGTTGTGCGCCCTGTACGAGAGCTCCGGGGAGGGCAAGGCGCGCGGCTGCAACATCACGGAATGCGTCCCGGTGCCGAGCTCCGAGCATGTGGCCGAGATAGTGGGGAGGCAAG GCTGTAAGATCAAGGCGCTGCGGGCGAAGACCAACACCTACATCAAGACGCCGGTGCGGGGCGAGGAGCCGGTCTTCCTGATCACCGGCCGCAAGGAGGACGTGGCGTTGGCCCGGCGCGAGATCATCTCCGCCGCCGAGCACTTCTCCATGCTGCGGGCGTCCCGCAACAAGCTGGGCGTGTCCTTCAGCGGCTcgccgccggcgccgctgcCCGGCCAGACCACCATCCAGGTGAGGGTGCCGTACCGCGTGGTGGGCCTGGTGGTGGGCCCCAAGGGCTCCACCATCAAGAGGAtccagcagcagacctgcacCTACATCGTCACGCCCAGCCGCGACCGCGACCCCGTGTTCGAGATCACCGGCTCGCCGGGCAACGCCGAGCGCGCCCGCGAGGAGATCGAGGCGCACATCGCCTTCCGGACGGGCGGCCTGCACGACCACAACAACGAGAACGACTGCCTGGGGCCCaacggcggaggcggcggcgggggcagcccggcgggcggcggcggcggcggcggcggcctggagagccggctgcagcaggtgtggGGGCTGCAGGCCGGCCAGAGGAAGCCGCTCACCAGCAGCTACCGCCAGAACTTCTCAGACGCCAtggtgggcggcggcggcgacggagGGGGCGTCTACAGCAAGGGCGGCttctccggctccggctccggctccggggACAAGCCCTGCTCCTACTTCGGCTCGGACGGCGGCCAGAGCTGGGGCGACCCCGACTTCCCCAAGCAGGCGGCGTTCTACGCCCAGCAGCGCTCCAAGAGCTTCGGCGGTCTGCCGCTGCCGCTGACCCGACTGTCGCCCGGCCTGCCGGAgccctgcggcggcggcggcggcgtctcgccGCATGCCCAGGCCCGCCGCGCCCACAGCGAGCCCGCCCCGGCCGGCGACGGCTTCCCGGGCCGCCTGGCGGCGCCCGactcgccgccggccgccggccgGGACTGCATGACCTGCTTCGAGAGCAAGGTGACGGCGGCGCTGGTGCCCTGCGGACACAACCTCTTCTGCATGGAGTGCGCCATCCGGATCTGCGAGCTCAGCCACCCCGAGTGCCCGGCGTGCCACACCCAGGTCACCCAGGCCATCCGGATATTCTCCTAG